From Primulina tabacum isolate GXHZ01 chromosome 2, ASM2559414v2, whole genome shotgun sequence, one genomic window encodes:
- the LOC142531241 gene encoding large ribosomal subunit protein uL4c has product MKMAASPSPISFFSSSIFLHTSNTCSTKLHFLKAESSLRLRATAARAQLATLPVLSFEGSQVGLASLNLKSAPPDTARAVVHRGLTTDLTNSRRGTASTLTRAEVRGGGVKPYPQKKTGRARRGSIRTPLRPGGGVIFGPKPKDWSVKINKKEKRLAISTAISSACESTVVVEDFDDKFEKPQTKAFVEMLKRLGLDPKKKSLFLMMQLSDNVKLSSRNIGTLKILTPRTLNLFDILDAETLVLTKGAVEFLNERYGFSDGEEEDEFEDAGEA; this is encoded by the exons ATGAAAATGGCAGCATCACCTTCACCAATCTCCTTCTTCTCTTCCTCAATTTTCTTGCACACTTCCAACACCTGTTCCACGAAGCTCCATTTCCTCAAAGCCGAATCCAGCCTCAGACTCCGGGCGACCGCCGCCCGTGCTCAGCTGGCCACTCTTCCTGTCCTCTCTTTCGAAGGATCCCAGGTCGGCTTAGCCAGCCTCAACTTGAAATCCGCCCCTCCAGATACGGCTCGTGCAGTCGTCCACCGTGGCCTCACCACTGACCTCACCAACAGCCGTCGAGGAACCGCCTCCACCCTCACTCGAGCCGAGGTTCGAGGTGGCGGCGTTAAACCTTATCCTCAGAAGAAAACTGGCCGCGCTCGCCGTGGGTCTATCCGCACTCCCCTCCGCCCTGGTGGTGGTGTTATTTTTGGTCCTAAACCCAAAGACTGGTCCGTCAAGATCAACAAGAAGGAAAAGAGATTGGCCATCTCCACAGCCATTTCCAGCGCATGTGAAAGTACCGTCGTAGTTGAGGATTTTGACGATAAATTCGAGAAGCCCCAAACGAAGGCGTTTGTCGAAATGCTGAAGAGACTGGGTCTTGACCCCAAGAAGAAGTCTTTGTTTTTAATGATGCAACTTTCGGACAATGTGAAATTGTCGAGTAGAAATATTGGGACCTTGAAAATACTGACGCCTAGGACCCTGAATTTGTTCGACATTTTGGATGCTGAGACTCTGGTTCTTACTAAAGGGGCTGTCGAGTTCTTGAACGAGAGGTATGGATTCAGTGATGGTGAGGAGGAAGATGAGTTTGAAGATGCCGGTGAAG CATGA
- the LOC142531250 gene encoding ATP-dependent zinc metalloprotease FTSH 9, chloroplastic-like: MATMEPSTPSIHSRLSMFSNKFPNNLHHNYTFVSNRYRYGAFHGIPTRLIYDTVSFRLQSRVSKLHLWRDCFLKNRNRCTNIDVHSSREHDTDSTDQTEANRPEPQKAPRPGRDKNNWWWKSKRNHSKWSWKPIIQAQEIGVLLVQLGIVMFVMRLLRPGIPLPGSEPRPPTTLVSVPYSEFLSKINSNQVQKVEVDGVHVMFKLKTEATAIGGVESVVGDLNSKLQESDSLLRSVNPTKRIVYTTTRPSDIKTPYEKMVENDVEFGSPDKRSGGFLSSALIALFYAAVLAGLLHRLPMSFFQNTPGQLRNRKSANSRGSKVSEQGETVTFADVAGVDEAKEELEEIVEFLRNPDRYVRLGARPPRGVLLVGLPGTGKTLLAKAVAGEADVPFISCSASEFVELYVGMGASRVRDLFARAKKEAPSIIFIDEIDAVAKSRDGRFRMVSNDEREQTLNQLLTEMDGFDSNSAVIVLGATNRADVLDPALRRPGRFDRVVMVETPDRSGRETILEVHVSKKELPLGKDVNLGDIASMTTGFTGADLANLVNEAALLAGRSNKIVVEKIDFIQAVERSIAGIEKKTAKLQGCEKAVVARHEAGHAVVGTAVANLLPGQPRVEKLSILPRSGGALGFTYTPPTNEDRYLLFVDELRGRLVTLLGGRAAEELIYSGRVSTGALDDIRRATDMAYKAVAEYGLNETIGPISLATLSAGGMEEAGGSPPWGRDQGHLVDLVQREVKALLQSALDVALSVVRANPTVLEGLGAHLEEKEKVEGEELQERLKLVVAPAELTFFIRGKQGSLLPLQTQSR; this comes from the exons atggcAACGATGGAACCCTCGACTCCATCAATCCACAGCCGATTATCCATGTTTTCTAACAAATTTCCCAACAATTTACACCACAATTACACCTTCGTCTCCAATCGATATCGATACGGAGCTTTTCACGGAATTCCAACTCGTCTGATTTACGACACGGTGTCCTTCCGGCTGCAATCTAGGGTTTCCAAGCTTCACCTCTGGAGAGATTGTTTCCTCAAGAACCGTAATAGATGCACCAACATAGACGTCCATAGTTCTCGTGAGCACGACACGGATTCCACAGATCAGACTGAAGCTAATAGGCCTGAACCGCAGAAAGCCCCCCGGCCAGGACGGGACAAAAACAATTGGTGGTGGAAGTCCAAGAGAAACCATAGCAAGTGGAGTTGGAAACCTATTATTCAAGCTCAAGAGATTGGCGTTTTACTCGTTCAATTAGGTATTGTCATGTTTGTGATGAGGTTGCTCCGGCCGGGGATTCCGCTTCCGGGATCCGAGCCTCGGCCTCCTACCACTCTTGTCAGCGTCCCTTATAGCGAGTTTCTTAGTAAGATCAACAGTAACCAGGTGCAGAAGGTGGAGGTTGATGGTGTGCATGTGATGTTTAAGTTGAAGACCGAAGCCACGGCTATTGGGGGAGTGGAGAGTGTAGTTGGTGATCTGAATAGTAAGCTTCAGGAGTCGGATTCTTTGTTACGGAGTGTGAATCCCACAAAAAGAATAGTTTACACGACCACAAGACCGAGCGATATCAAAACGCCCTATGAGAAGATGGTGGAGAATGATGTTGAGTTTGGGTCTCCTGATAAGAGGTCTGGTGGATTCTTGAGTTCGGCTTTG ATAGCTTTATTTTACGCCGCAGTGCTTGCTGGTCTTCTTCATCGGTTACCTATGAGCTTTTTTCAG AATACTCCAGGACAACTTAGAAACCGCAAGTCTGCTAATTCAAGGGGCTCCAAAGTGTCTGAACAAGGGGAAACTGTTACATTTGCGGATGTTGCTGGTGTTGACGAGGCGAAGGAGGAGCTAGAAGAGATCGTG GAATTTCTTAGGAATCCAGACAGGTATGTAAGACTTGGTGCACGCCCTCCGAGAGGTGTCCTCTTG GTTGGTCTCCCGGGAACAGGTAAGACACTTTTAGCGAAAGCAGTTGCTGGGGAAGCTGATGTGCCCTTTATAAGCTGTTCAGCTAGTGAGTTTGTAGAATTGTATGTTGGTATGGGTGCTTCTCGTGTCAGAGACCTCTTTGCTAGAGCAAAGAAGGAGGCTCCGTCCATAATATTCATAGATGAG ATAGATGCTGTTGCCAAGAGTCGAGATGGTAGATTCCGCATGGTCAGCAATGATGAGCGTGAACAGACCTTAAATCAGCTGCTAACT GAAATGGATGGATTTGATAGTAACTCTGCAGTGATTGTTCTTGGAGCAACCAACAGAGCAGATGTTTTAGATCCCGCGCTGCGCAGACCTGGTAGATTTGACCGAGTGGTTATG GTGGAAACACCTGATCGGAGTGGAAGAGAAACCATTTTGGAAGTACATGTTTCCAAGAAAGAACTTCCTCTTGGCAAGGATGTTAATTTGGGTGATATTGCTTCCATGACAACCGGTTTTACAGG GGCTGACCTGGCAAATTTGGTGAATGAAGCTGCTTTATTGGCTGGAAGGAGCAATAAAATTGTGGTGGAGAAAATTGATTTCATTCAAGCAGTAGAGAGGTCGATAGCG GGGATTGAAAAGAAGACAGCAAAGTTGCAGGGCTGTGAGAAAGCTGTTGTTGCTCGGCATGAAGCTGGCCATGCTGTTGTTGGAACTGCAGTCGCAAATCTCCTTCCTGGTCAACCACGGGTCGAG AAGCTGAGCATATTACCTAGATCTGGAGGAGCATTAGGGTTTACCTATACACCTCCAACAAATGAAGATAGGTATTTGCTCTTCGTTGATGAGTTGCGTGGGCGCCTTGTTACTCTTCTTGGTGGTCGTGCAGCGGAAGAGCTTATCTACTCTGGGCGTGTATCAACAGGTGCACtcgatgatattcggcgagcaACAGATATGGCGTACAAAGCGGTTGCTGAATATGGTCTTAACGAAACTATAGGCCCAATTTCATTGGCAACTCTTTCTGCTGGTGGAATGGAAGAGGCTGGGGGATCACCACCTTGGGGGAGAGATCAA GGGCACCTTGTTGATCTTGTTCAAAGAGAGGTTAAAGCCTTACTGCAATCTGCATTGGATGTTGCACTCTCGGTTGTTCGCGCTAATCCTACTGTCTTGGAGGGACTTGGGGCGCACCTGGAAG AAAAAGAGAAAGTTGAAGGTGAAGAACTTCAAGAACGTTTGAAATTAGTGGTTGCTCCAGCAGAGCTGACATTCTTCATCAGAGGAAAACAAGGTTCTCTTCTCCCACTGCAAACACAGTCTAGATAG